One genomic region from Colletes latitarsis isolate SP2378_abdomen chromosome 10, iyColLati1, whole genome shotgun sequence encodes:
- the LOC143347020 gene encoding tubulin alpha-4A chain has product MHVGQAGVQMGNACWELYCLEHGIQPDGTMPSDKVSGTNDCFNTFFNETSSGKMVPRAVMVDLEPTVVDEVRIGPYKHLYHPEQLITGKEDAANNYARGHYSIGREVIDSVMDRIRRLTDQCTGLQGFFVFHSFGGGTGSGFTSLLMQKLSDDYGKKSKLEFAVYPAPQVSTAVVEPYNAILTTHTTISHSDCAFMVDNEAIYDICRRKLGIERPSYANLNRLISQVVSSITASLRFDGALNVDLTEFQTNLVPYPRIHFPLATYAPVVSADKAFHEGMSVAEITSECFEASNQMVKCDPREGKYMACCLLYRGDVVPKDVNAAIAAMKGKSCIRFVDWCPTGFKVGINYQPPTVVPGGDLAKVQRAVSMLSNTTAIEEAWAKLNYKFDLMYHKRAFVHWYVGEGMEEGEFAEARDDLAALERDYEEVALESSTTPNASMEY; this is encoded by the exons ATGCACGTGGGTCAAGCCGGCGTTCAAATGGGCAACGCGTGCTGGGAATTGTATTGCCTCGAGCACGGAATCCAGCCAGATGGAACGATGCCATCCGACAAAGTGTCCGGGACAAATGATTGCTTCAATACATTTTTCAACGAAACGAGCTCTGGCAAGATGGTACCTCGCGCTGTGATGGTCGACCTCGAACCCACTGTCGTTG ACGAAGTGAGAATAGGACCTTACAAGCATTTATATCATCCTGAGCAATTGATTACCGGAAAAGAGGACgctgccaacaattatgcacgTGGTCACTATTCCATCGGCAGAGAAGTAATCGACTCTGTGATGGACAGAATCCGAAGGTTGACCGATCAATGTACTGGCCTTCAGGGTTTCTTTGTCTTCCACTCGTTTGGAGGAGGCACCGGGTCGGGATTTACCTCCTTGCTTATGCAAAAGCTGTCAGACGATTATGGGAAAAAAAGCAAACTAGAATTTGCCGTTTATCCGGCACCACAA GTGTCCACCGCGGTTGTGGAGCCATACAACGCCATATTGACAACCCACACAACTATCAGCCACTCGGACTGTGCGTTCATGGTAGACAACGAAGCGATTTATGATATCTGCCGGCGAAAGCTTGGCATCGAGCGCCCTTCTTACGCGAATTTGAATCGCCTTATCAGTCAAGTGGTTTCGTCGATAACCGCCTCGTTGAGATTTGACGGCGCTTTAAACGTGGACTTGACCGAATTCCAAACGAACTTAGTACCGTACCCTAGGATCCATTTTCCACTGGCGACCTACGCCCCGGTGGTGTCCGCCGATAAGGCTTTCCACGAGGGGATGTCCGTCGCGGAGATCACGTCCGAATGCTTCGAAGCATCCAATCAGATGGTCAAGTGCGATCCGCGCGAAGGGAAATACATGGCCTGCTGTTTGTTGTATCGCGGCGACGTCGTACCGAAGGACGTGAACGCGGCCATCGCCGCGATGAAGGGCAAAAGTTGCATACGATTCGTCGACTGGTGCCCGACCGGCTTTAAAGTTGGTATCAATTATCAGCCGCCAACCGTTGTCCCCGGCGGGGATCTCGCGAAG GTTCAAAGAGCGGTCTCGATGTTGTCGAATACTACAGCCATCGAAGAAGCGTGGGCGAAACTGAATTACAAGTTCGATCTTATGTACCATAAACGGGCGTTCGTTCATTGGTACGTTGGCGAAGGTATGGAAGAAGGCGAATTTGCGGAAGCCCGCGATGATCTTGCCGCGTTAGAAAGGGATTACGAGGAGGTCGCTCTTGAGTCGTCGACCACACCGAATGCTTCGatggaatattaa
- the LOC143347018 gene encoding ATP-binding cassette sub-family C member 4: protein MDASKKYENPNPKLTANPLSKLIFWWLKPLFWYGRTHDLEIKDIYNVMPKDVSQRLGDKLERNWIKEVKTAEEACRKPKFFTALRKTFAWSFSYYGGWQCFLAVVLKVLQPYILGLLIWHFDPRSTSTVTEAYLYATGVVLLTLVSAFIIHHSNLGLMEVGMRMRIACSSVMYRKILRLSKCSSNATTPGQIINLMSNDVARFEQLFIALHYIWILPIQGALIAYMIWESVGISCLAGVFLISIQTIPLQGYMGKLQSKLRLKIAIRTDERVRLMSEIINGIQVIKMYTWEKPFEKLVSIARSHEVDVLLLSSYIRGFTLATFVFTERSTLFFTIMTYVLLGNNISADKVFSMAQYFNILQLTMAILYPMAVAALAEACVSIKRLQNFLLLKENSCINDTKQINGDGSISMKSVTATWNENSIVNTLHDISIHIEPGKLYAVVGAVGAGKSSFLQLILRELQQSNGDVRINGSVSYASQESWLFSGTVRNNILFGQPYDQTKYNEIVKVCALTKDFQQFNYGDKTLVGDRGAALSGGQRARINLARAIYRSADIYLLDDPLSAVDTHVGKHLFNECFKNYLRNKTRILVTHQVQHLKYCDYIIVLNNGKIEYEGTFMQLQNKHVDFLRMLSVDEHEKDTESVEIDENNSPDISIYSGNSKNDDDSEPQETEELMAKGGISKSLYWKYFRAGGSILMIMTFMGSLILGQFGSSGSDYWVAYWTRQEELRVKDSDNRTLRVFKSNDTIAPVFTGDISETINKTVMSAIDNFNETASEFLTTTDNSSLDNNNITWNINNGSHESYYLDTDTALWIYGGFIIGSIVMTTIRNLVFYKICMNASKNLHNQMFSNLLKAPMQFFDTHPSGRILNRFSKDVGAVDENLPRTMIESIQIFTVMIGILAQVFIINWWTVFPMFVMGFLYWQIRTIYLKTAQDMKRFEGATKSPVFSHVSSSLSGLTTIRSASAQEMLRKEFDVHQDLHTSAYYLTLATSTAFGFALDIVSICFITFITYSFILFDDGNTFAGNVGLAISQVLILCGMLQHGMRQTAETIAQMTSVERILQFTQLDKEGPFESEPNKKPSAEWPSKGELNFDHLYLRYDESAPPVLKNLSFLIKSGEKIGIVGRTGAGKTSLISALFRLTKLEGSIYIDNLDTKQVGLHDLRKKISIIPQEPILFSATLRDNLDPFHNFDDITLWAALEDVELKTSVSSLDYYVEQGGTNFSVGQRQLLCLARAIIRNNKILLLDEATANVDPTTDALIQKTIRQNFKDCTVLTIAHRLNTIMDSDKVLVMDHGQAVEFDHPFTLLQNEKGYFNSMLKETGQKMFDQLKKVAEEAYNDSFKDEEPTSQPEALNGSTILKDS, encoded by the exons ATGGATGCTAGTAAAAAGTACGAAAATCCCAATCCCAAATTAACGGCGAATCCACTTAGTAAATTGATATTTTG GTGGTTGAAACCTCTGTTTTGGTATGGGAGAACGCACGATCTTGAAATTAAAGATATATACAATGTTATGCCAAAGGATGTAAGTCAACGTCTTGGAGATAAACTTGAAAG AAACTGGATTAAAGAAGTTAAAACAGCCGAGGAAGCATGTAGAAAACCGAAATTTTTTACTGCCTTAAGAAAAACGTTTGCATGGTCGTTTTCTTATTACGGAGGATGGCAATGTTTCTTGGCAGTTGTTTTAAA GGTTTTGCAACCGTACATCCTAGGACTTCTCATTTGGCATTTCGATCCTAGGTCAACGTCCACTGTGACTGAAGCTTATTTGTATGCTACGGGTGTTGTACTTTTAACTTTAGTTAGTGCATTCATCATTCACCATTCGAACTTAGGTTTGATGGAAGTTGGAATGAGAATGAGAATAGCATGCTCCTCGGTGATGTACAGAAAG ATTTTACGCTTATCAAAATGTTCCTCGAATGCCACTACACCAGGGCAGATCATAAACTTAATGTCGAACGACGTCGCAAGATTTGAACAGTTATTTATAGCATTACATTATATTTGGATTTTACCGATTCAAGGTGCTCTGATCGCTTATATGATTTGGGAAAGTGTAGGAATTTCTTGTCTAGCCGGTGTTTTTCTTATAAGTATTCAAACAATACCTCTGCAAG GATATATGGGAAAGTTACAATCAAAGTTACGATTGAAAATTGCAATCAGAACGGACGAAAGGGTACGTTTAATGTCGGAAATTATTAACGGGATCCAAGTCATCAAAATGTACACTTGGGAGAAGCCGTTTGAAAAACTTGTTAGCATTGCAAGAAG CCACGAGGTGGACGTTCTTCTACTCTCGTCGTACATAAGGGGTTTCACTTTAGCTACTTTTGTGTTTACCGAGCGATCTAcattattttttacaattatgaCATATGTACTTCTTGGAAATAATATATCCGCCGATAAAGTATTTTCAATGGCACAGTACTTCAATATTCTTCAGCTCACCATGGCAATATTATATCCTATGGCTGTGGCAGCCCTTGCCGAGGCTTGTGTATCTATTAAGAGACTCCAG AATTTCCTATTGTTGAAAGAAAATAGTTGTATCAATGATACGAAACAAATCAATGGAGATGGCAGTATTAGTATGAAAAGTGTCACAGCGACCTGGAACGAAAATTCAATTGTAAATACGTTACACGATATTAGTATTCATATAGAACCTGGCAAACTTTACGCTGTCGTTGGTGCAGTCGGTGCAGGCAAG AGTTCTTTCCTTCAGTTAATTTTAAGAGAATTGCAACAATCGAACGGAGATGTACGAATAAATGGGAGTGTATCGTATGCCAGCCAAGAATCGTGGTTATTTTCGGGTACGGTGCGCAATAATATACTTTTTGGGCAACCCTACGATCAAACGAAGTATAATGAAATTGTCAAAGTGTGCGCTCTCACGAAAGATTTCCAACAATTTAATTACGGCGATAAAACATTAGTTGGGGATAGAGGCGCGGCACTTAGCGGTGGACAACGCGCAAGAATAAATTTGGCTAG GGCTATCTACAGAAGTGCAGATATTTATTTACTAGACGATCCATTATCTGCCGTGGATACTCACGTTGGAAAACATTTGTTTAACGAGTGTTTTAAGAACTATCTTCGTAACAAAACAAGAATTCTTGTAACTCATCAAGTACAACATTTAAAGTATTGCGACTACATCATTGTATTAAATAAT GGTAAAATAGAGTATGAAGGTACTTTTATGCAACTTCAAAATAAACACGTAGATTTCTTAAGAATGCTTTCTGTAGACGAGCACGAAAAAGATACAGAAAGCGTAGAAATCGATGAAAATAATTCGCCTGATATATCCATTTATTCCGGTAATAGTAAGAATGACGATGATTCGGAGCCACAAGAAACAGAGGAATTAATGGCTAAAGGAGGAATTTCGAAATCACTTTACTGGAAATATTTCCGAGCCGGAGGTTCGATTCTGATGATCATGACTTTCATGGGCAGTTTAATTTTAGGACAGTTTGGAAGCAGTGGTAGTGATTATTGGGTTGCTTACTG GACAAGACAAGAAGAATTACGTGTAAAAGATAGTGATAATCGCACGTTACGAGTATTCAAATCAAATGATACAATAGCTCCTGTGTTTACAGGAGATATAAGCGAAACGATTAATAAAACGGTTATGTCAGCCATAGATAACTTCAATGAGACAGCCTCGGAATTTTTAACAACCACGGACAACAGCAGTttggataataataatatt ACATGGAATATTAACAATGGATCGCATGAATCGTATTACCTTGATACCGATACTGCCTTATGGATTTATGGAGGTTTTATCATTGGAAGTATAGTAATGACTACTATCAGAAATcttgtattttataaaatatgtatGAATGCTAGTAAAAATCTCCACAACCAGATGTTCTCGAATTTACTGAAAGCGCCGATGCAATTTTTCGATACACATCCCTCCG GTCGTATTCTAAATCGTTTTTCGAAAGACGTTGGAGCAGTAGACGAAAATTTACCAAGAACGATGATAGAGTCTATTCAAATATTCACAGTGATGATTGGAATTTTAGCtcaagtttttattattaactgGTGGACAGTTTTTCCAATGTTTGTCATGGGTTTCTTATATTGGCAGATACGAACCATTTATCTTAAAACTGCACAAGACATGAAACGTTTCGAAGGAGCCA CAAAAAGTCCCGTTTTCTCCCACGTTAGTTCCTCGTTATCAGGTTTGACTACGATACGTTCGGCATCCGCGCAAGAGATGCTTCGTAAAGAATTCGACGTCCATCAAGATCTCCATACGAGTGCCTATTACTTAACACTAGCGACAAGTACCGCTTTTGGATTTGCATTGGACATCGTGTCCATCTgttttattacttttattaCGTATAGCTTTATTTTATTCGACGATG GAAATACATTCGCGGGAAACGTAGGTTTAGCCATATCGCAGGTGCTAATTTTATGCGGAATGCTTCAACATGGAATGCGACAAACTGCGGAGACAATAGCACAAATGACCAGCGTAGAACGAATTTTACAATTTACACAGCTAGATAAAGAGGGACCATTCGAAAGTGAACCTAACAAAAAACCGTCCGCGGAGTGGCCTTCCAAAGGAGAACTTAATTTCGATCATCTGTATTTACGCTACGATGAATCAGCGCCCCCTGTTCTCAAGAATTTATCTTTCCTCATAAAATCCGgtgaaaag ATAGGAATTGTTGGCCGTACCGGTGCTGGTAAAACTTCTCTTATATCAGCCTTGTTTCGTTTGACTAAACTCGAAGGTAGTATTTACATAGATAATTTGGATACGAAGCAAGTTGGTCTTCACGACTTGAGGAAAAAGATTTCTATCATTCCACAAGAGCCCATATTATTCTCGGCGACACTTCGCGATAATCTCGATCCGTTTCATAATTTCGATGACATCACTCTTTGGGCCGCTCTCGAGGATGTGGAACTGAAAACTAGCGTTTCCTCTTTGGATTATTACGTCGAACAAGGCGGAACTAATTTCAGCGTAGGCCAAAGGCAATTACTTTGCCTGGCACGAGCTATCATAAGGAACAATAAAATCCTTCTCCTCGACGAGGCTACGGCCAACGTAGACCCTACGACGGATGCTTTGAtacaaaaaactattagacAAAACTTCAAGGACTGCACTGTGTTGACTATAGCGCATAGATTAAACACAATAATGGATAGTGACAAAGTGTTAGTCATGGATCACGGGCAAGCAGTTGAGTTTGATCATCCGTTCACTTTGCTTCAAAACGAAAAGGGTTACTTTAACAGCATGTTGAAGGAAACCGGGCAAAAAATGTTTGATCAACTCAAGAAAGTTGCAGAAGAG GCTTACAACGATAGTTTTAAAGATGAAGAGCCAACATCACAACCGGAAGCTCTTAATGGTAGtacaattttaaaggatagttgA